The bacterium genome has a segment encoding these proteins:
- a CDS encoding CocE/NonD family hydrolase, whose protein sequence is MITDEPVIMRDGVKLTCNVYLPPDDARAYPVVLLLSPYDVTSGHLPAAMKWAGHGFAFVCADCRGRFKSGGNFTPWVNEQDDAYALLEWIQGQSWCDGNIGMVGGSYAGFTQLAAAASRHPALKAIAPSAIQNDLYSVYYTHGVLTLAFMLAWHVGMTQRKSEGTLLPDWPELLKKTPLSSLDDEAGIPCPSWKEIVAHDGRDNYWKEKTSKIRFRDTEVGVFLQNSWFDHIGSKVFTFFSEIINSPGIASTPRQKYSCLRIGPWGHGVNVKEGELDYGPAALVTEDHEIDFLTCLLKGQVPESAGNPSPLQIFVMGENKWRFENEWPLKRTNWTPFYLGGNGHANTASGDGRLSRFKLDGNECPPDIFISDPQNPVPTCGGRGVGNAGQRDQSDIENRQDVLVYTLPPLEQPMEVTGPVSVTLFAAASTPDADFAVKLVDVYPDGRPYNVCDGIMRARFRGGIEKEPQLMNPGTVYEFSFEVDVTAYVFMQGHGVRLEIAGSNFPHYSRNPNTGRTAGDEAELQESVQMVYHSREYPSRLILPVIPQDADRDRSTSSSAG, encoded by the coding sequence ATGATCACTGATGAACCAGTAATCATGCGCGATGGCGTGAAGTTGACGTGCAATGTGTATCTGCCTCCCGATGACGCCAGGGCGTACCCTGTCGTCCTGCTCCTGTCCCCCTATGATGTCACCAGTGGTCATCTTCCAGCTGCGATGAAGTGGGCCGGGCACGGGTTTGCCTTTGTATGTGCGGATTGTCGAGGCCGGTTTAAGTCTGGTGGTAATTTCACGCCATGGGTGAATGAGCAGGATGATGCCTATGCGCTGCTTGAGTGGATACAGGGACAGTCGTGGTGTGACGGCAATATCGGCATGGTGGGAGGCTCCTACGCCGGCTTTACCCAGTTGGCGGCGGCGGCCAGCCGGCATCCCGCACTCAAAGCGATCGCGCCGTCCGCCATTCAGAACGATCTTTACTCGGTGTATTACACCCATGGAGTATTGACGTTGGCTTTCATGCTCGCCTGGCATGTGGGGATGACACAACGCAAAAGCGAAGGGACTCTTTTGCCAGACTGGCCGGAACTATTGAAGAAAACACCGCTTTCCTCGTTAGACGACGAGGCCGGCATTCCTTGTCCCTCATGGAAAGAGATTGTGGCTCACGATGGCAGGGACAACTATTGGAAAGAAAAAACCAGTAAAATCCGCTTCCGGGATACCGAGGTAGGCGTATTTCTTCAGAATAGCTGGTTCGACCATATCGGCTCAAAAGTGTTTACCTTTTTCAGTGAAATCATCAACAGCCCGGGCATTGCTTCAACCCCGCGTCAAAAGTATTCTTGCTTGAGAATCGGCCCTTGGGGGCATGGGGTTAATGTCAAGGAGGGTGAATTGGATTATGGCCCGGCTGCCCTCGTTACTGAAGACCATGAAATCGACTTCCTGACATGCTTATTGAAAGGCCAGGTCCCGGAATCAGCTGGGAATCCGTCGCCTCTCCAGATTTTCGTCATGGGCGAAAACAAATGGCGGTTTGAGAATGAATGGCCGCTTAAGCGGACGAACTGGACTCCTTTTTATCTCGGGGGCAATGGGCATGCCAATACAGCGAGCGGGGATGGGCGTCTGAGCCGGTTCAAGCTTGACGGGAATGAGTGTCCGCCGGATATCTTTATCAGTGACCCTCAAAACCCGGTCCCTACCTGTGGCGGTCGCGGGGTGGGAAATGCGGGGCAACGCGACCAGTCTGATATCGAAAATAGACAGGATGTGCTGGTTTACACCTTGCCGCCATTGGAACAACCGATGGAGGTAACCGGTCCTGTGTCCGTTACGCTTTTCGCCGCCGCCTCAACGCCTGATGCTGATTTTGCCGTCAAGCTGGTGGATGTGTATCCTGACGGAAGGCCGTATAATGTCTGTGACGGGATCATGCGGGCACGTTTCCGCGGCGGAATCGAAAAGGAGCCGCAACTGATGAACCCCGGTACCGTATATGAATTCAGTTTTGAAGTGGATGTAACCGCCTATGTCTTCATGCAGGGGCATGGCGTCCGGCTGGAAATTGCCGGAAGCAATTTTCCTCATTATTCCCGTAACCCGAATACCGGCAGGACGGCGGGCGATGAAGCTGAACTACAGGAATCGGTCCAGATGGTTTACCATTCGCGGGAATACCCATCGCGACTGATTCTACCTGTCATACCGCAAGATGCCGATCGGGACAGAAGTACCTCTTCGTCTGCAGGGTGA
- a CDS encoding MFS transporter, with product MNSPLTPEGPSASADGVPCKTYQAGTLTYTAAGLVTLFFWLLWGDFCFVIMEKVWASIIPLKIKELQAPNWVIGAVMVSLPQILNLLLNPLISTASDRYRSSWGRRRPFMLIASPFIGILLCVMGFFPEIGRGLYDLGLGRATGLSLSAITIGVIGAVIALFRIAELFISTLFYYFFNDVVPREVIARFLALARVVGLAGGALYEFFVFQHALTHMRVIFVVAGLLYCVGFVMMCFRVKEGEYPPPSSRPVGDGSLARIRVYVKECLHQKLFVLLYLHTMVWTLASACAAFLVFMYLSLGLTLAQIGILAGITSVATGLLAYPAGMLADRFHPMRVMVWLKLGMVIWMPLNFVWLFTHFEPSVNFKILLSLNVISVIFWQIYAATLMPLYMRLFPREQFGQFCSFLAICTALVGVASGIIGGLYIDRMRRIYPDMIYGQDFCYRLIPGWQLFFASLGLILLAMVYKEWKKRGGEACVFHGESRPLSEDSKNDH from the coding sequence ATGAATAGCCCGCTGACACCCGAGGGTCCTTCGGCATCCGCTGACGGGGTACCTTGTAAAACGTACCAGGCCGGCACGCTGACCTATACGGCCGCCGGGCTGGTCACGCTGTTCTTCTGGCTGCTATGGGGCGACTTCTGTTTCGTCATCATGGAGAAGGTGTGGGCCAGCATTATCCCCCTGAAGATCAAGGAACTTCAGGCGCCAAACTGGGTGATCGGCGCCGTCATGGTGAGTCTACCCCAGATTCTCAACTTGCTCCTCAATCCGTTGATCAGTACCGCCAGTGACCGTTATCGCAGTTCGTGGGGCAGGCGCCGTCCTTTTATGCTGATCGCCTCGCCATTTATCGGGATCCTCCTGTGTGTAATGGGGTTTTTCCCAGAAATTGGACGGGGTTTGTACGATCTCGGGCTTGGGCGGGCAACCGGGTTAAGCTTGAGTGCCATTACCATCGGGGTGATTGGTGCCGTTATTGCTCTATTCCGGATTGCTGAATTATTCATCAGTACGCTGTTCTACTATTTTTTCAACGATGTGGTTCCGCGGGAGGTGATTGCCCGTTTCCTTGCCTTGGCCCGTGTGGTAGGCCTGGCTGGGGGCGCGCTCTATGAATTTTTCGTTTTCCAGCACGCGCTGACCCACATGAGGGTTATTTTTGTAGTGGCCGGCTTACTGTATTGCGTCGGATTTGTGATGATGTGTTTCCGCGTGAAAGAAGGGGAGTATCCCCCTCCTTCCTCGCGCCCGGTGGGTGATGGCTCCCTGGCCAGGATACGCGTCTATGTGAAGGAGTGTCTCCATCAGAAGTTATTCGTGCTCCTTTACCTGCATACCATGGTGTGGACCCTGGCCTCGGCTTGTGCCGCATTCCTTGTGTTCATGTATTTGTCATTGGGCCTCACGCTGGCACAAATCGGGATCCTTGCCGGTATTACGAGTGTGGCGACAGGGTTGCTGGCCTATCCGGCGGGAATGCTGGCGGACCGGTTCCATCCCATGCGGGTGATGGTGTGGCTGAAGCTGGGGATGGTCATCTGGATGCCGCTCAACTTCGTGTGGCTGTTCACCCATTTCGAGCCATCCGTTAATTTCAAGATCCTTTTGAGTTTGAACGTCATTAGTGTGATCTTCTGGCAAATCTATGCCGCAACGCTCATGCCGCTTTACATGCGCCTCTTCCCCCGTGAGCAATTTGGCCAGTTCTGTTCGTTTCTGGCAATTTGTACCGCGCTGGTCGGTGTGGCCTCAGGTATCATCGGGGGCCTGTACATCGATCGGATGCGGCGGATTTACCCGGATATGATCTACGGGCAAGACTTCTGTTACCGGTTAATTCCGGGCTGGCAACTTTTTTTCGCTAGCTTGGGTTTGATATTGCTCGCCATGGTATACAAGGAATGGAAGAAACGCGGTGGAGAGGCGTGCGTGTTCCATGGGGAAAGTAGGCCCCTTTCTGAGGATTCAAAAAATGATCACTGA
- a CDS encoding right-handed parallel beta-helix repeat-containing protein yields the protein MLTLPEKAKEAIITALMAACVLVHPCFSSENKYEWVPEEARNGKMDGAYHGNLKATPVAITKTPKATADDSKHTREYRIDLDKFHISCNATNPVETSQGINLALREAQAAGANRIVFPPGTYLIGESNPVVIINKDMIIDLNGATFRINPNGLPKYAIFRFEHGAENVRLTNGRLCGDKESHDYKTVPGTHEWGCGLVFDGGVNLEVDHVTVTNCTGDGIRSNAGLPFKDAKRCLKVMAKNLEQGALSNAGVPEPDALKTRTIKPYELPGEEFNGELEFGFMFGYMSYPAVMDRYYQACFYDKDMKFLQKKSCIQFKKTAIPEGGKFVRLEFNQPEAKGPEAPSLYGAVLSSRPPMDVHFHHNILAGNRRLGFAFCGGQRWLIEENRFEGNGGTAPGCGIDFEDGWDFMQDVVFRNNTFKDNRKGDLVVCAGSEMIFEGNQFEKNVYVWGRTHNYTFRKNHFMGDTGFKTRTGVASMQGNLYEKFQTLSIIFDPKGFNDGFVHTPAKSVETRPLRFEHETLNDVKRIKGTYFSFVDCNLTNVHFIADSDTRLVHFKNCEFSDCSIVYEAKGPDIDVMVDNCKGEIAESGLGIKRKKSRAPVAE from the coding sequence ATGTTAACCCTTCCTGAAAAAGCAAAAGAGGCCATTATCACAGCACTCATGGCGGCATGTGTGCTCGTCCATCCTTGCTTCAGTTCGGAAAACAAGTACGAGTGGGTGCCTGAAGAAGCCCGAAACGGCAAAATGGACGGGGCCTATCATGGGAACTTGAAAGCGACGCCGGTCGCGATTACTAAAACCCCGAAAGCGACGGCGGACGACTCGAAGCATACCCGGGAATACCGCATTGACCTCGATAAATTTCACATCAGCTGCAATGCCACAAATCCTGTTGAAACCTCGCAAGGAATCAACCTGGCCCTTCGGGAGGCTCAGGCGGCAGGAGCCAATCGGATTGTATTTCCGCCCGGGACCTACCTGATTGGCGAGTCAAACCCGGTGGTGATCATCAACAAGGATATGATCATTGACCTGAATGGGGCAACGTTCAGGATCAATCCAAACGGGCTCCCGAAATATGCCATCTTCAGGTTTGAGCACGGGGCTGAAAATGTCAGACTTACTAACGGCCGACTGTGCGGGGACAAGGAGTCACATGACTACAAGACCGTGCCGGGGACGCACGAGTGGGGGTGCGGTCTGGTCTTCGATGGAGGCGTCAATTTGGAGGTCGATCATGTCACCGTCACCAATTGTACCGGCGATGGCATCCGTTCCAATGCCGGTCTTCCGTTCAAGGACGCCAAGCGCTGTCTGAAGGTGATGGCGAAAAACCTTGAACAGGGTGCCCTTTCAAACGCCGGCGTACCGGAGCCGGATGCACTGAAGACGCGGACGATAAAACCCTATGAACTGCCGGGTGAGGAATTCAATGGGGAACTCGAGTTCGGGTTCATGTTCGGGTATATGAGTTATCCGGCGGTGATGGATCGGTATTATCAGGCATGCTTCTATGACAAGGATATGAAGTTCCTTCAGAAGAAATCCTGTATTCAGTTTAAGAAAACAGCGATACCGGAAGGCGGGAAATTCGTTCGTTTGGAATTTAATCAGCCTGAGGCCAAAGGCCCTGAAGCTCCTTCACTCTACGGGGCCGTTCTCAGTTCCCGCCCCCCGATGGACGTGCATTTTCATCATAACATTCTCGCGGGCAACAGGCGGTTGGGCTTCGCGTTTTGCGGGGGGCAGCGATGGCTCATCGAGGAAAACCGATTTGAAGGAAACGGGGGTACCGCACCGGGGTGTGGTATCGATTTTGAAGATGGGTGGGACTTTATGCAGGATGTCGTGTTCAGGAACAACACCTTCAAGGACAACCGCAAGGGCGACCTCGTGGTTTGCGCCGGGAGTGAGATGATATTTGAAGGGAATCAATTCGAGAAGAATGTGTACGTGTGGGGCCGTACGCACAACTATACCTTCCGTAAGAACCATTTCATGGGCGACACCGGCTTCAAGACACGGACGGGCGTTGCCAGTATGCAGGGAAATCTTTACGAAAAATTCCAGACCCTCTCTATCATATTTGATCCCAAGGGATTTAATGACGGCTTCGTCCACACGCCGGCGAAGTCCGTTGAAACGCGTCCTCTCAGGTTCGAACACGAAACCCTTAACGACGTCAAGCGGATCAAGGGAACCTATTTCAGTTTCGTGGACTGCAATCTCACAAATGTGCACTTCATTGCCGACAGCGACACCCGTCTGGTTCACTTCAAAAACTGTGAGTTCAGCGATTGTTCCATCGTATACGAGGCAAAAGGTCCGGATATCGATGTGATGGTTGATAACTGCAAAGGCGAGATCGCGGAATCAGGGTTGGGTATAAAGCGCAAGAAAAGCAGGGCCCCGGTCGCTGAATAG
- a CDS encoding GIY-YIG nuclease family protein, whose translation MYFVYLIRSISRPNKTYVGMTSDVESRLITHNAGECPYTSRFCPWEIVTYVAVRTEDQARRLEQYFKTGSGHAFAHKHLW comes from the coding sequence ATGTACTTTGTCTATTTGATTCGAAGCATCTCTCGGCCCAATAAAACGTATGTGGGAATGACTTCGGATGTTGAATCTCGACTGATTACCCACAATGCCGGGGAATGCCCCTATACTTCAAGGTTTTGCCCGTGGGAAATCGTTACGTACGTGGCAGTACGTACTGAAGATCAGGCCCGGCGGCTTGAGCAATATTTCAAGACCGGATCTGGACATGCCTTCGCGCACAAGCACCTTTGGTAG
- the ahcY gene encoding adenosylhomocysteinase, with amino-acid sequence MKKKNDFIVKDMSLAAFGRKEIELAEKEMPGLMAMRAEFGKKKPLKGARITGSLHMTIQTAVLIETLQDLGAKVRWASCNIFSTQDHAAAGIAATGTPVFAVKGESLEDYWDYTDRILDWGNGQGPNMILDDGGDATLFVHLGFRAEEDPSILNRKPESHEEAILLAQLKKSLKKDPKRFHRIIKEIRGVSEETTTGVHRLEQMHARGELMMPAFNVNDSVTKSKFDNLYGCRHSLTDGIMRATDVMLAGKICVVAGYGDVGKGCCQSLRGQGARVIVTEIDPICALQAAMEGYQLMTMDEACPIADVFVTATGCSDVITEKHMRQMKDMAIVCNIGHFDSEIQVEAVKKYKWLEIKPQVHKITFPSKRSIIMLAEGRLVNLGCATGHPSFVMSASFTNQVMAQIELYTDTAKYPVGVYVLPKRLDEKVAALHLGKLGVKLEKLTKKQSKYLGIPENGPFKPAHYRY; translated from the coding sequence ATGAAAAAGAAGAATGATTTTATCGTTAAAGACATGTCGCTGGCCGCTTTCGGCCGCAAGGAAATCGAACTGGCCGAGAAGGAAATGCCCGGCCTGATGGCCATGCGCGCGGAATTCGGCAAGAAGAAACCCCTCAAGGGCGCCCGTATCACCGGCTCGCTCCATATGACGATTCAGACCGCCGTCCTGATCGAAACGCTCCAGGATCTGGGCGCCAAGGTCCGCTGGGCCAGCTGCAATATCTTCTCCACCCAGGATCATGCCGCCGCCGGCATCGCCGCCACGGGTACCCCGGTCTTCGCCGTCAAGGGCGAGTCCCTGGAAGACTACTGGGATTACACCGACCGGATTCTGGACTGGGGTAACGGACAGGGTCCGAATATGATTCTCGATGACGGCGGCGATGCGACCCTGTTTGTGCATCTGGGCTTCCGGGCCGAGGAAGATCCCTCCATCCTCAACCGCAAACCGGAGAGCCATGAGGAAGCCATCCTGCTGGCCCAGCTCAAGAAGTCCCTCAAGAAGGACCCCAAGCGCTTCCACCGGATTATCAAGGAGATTCGCGGCGTCAGCGAAGAGACCACCACCGGGGTTCACCGCCTGGAGCAGATGCACGCCCGGGGCGAACTGATGATGCCGGCCTTCAACGTCAATGACTCGGTCACCAAGTCGAAGTTCGACAACCTCTACGGCTGCCGCCACTCCCTGACGGACGGGATCATGCGCGCCACCGATGTGATGCTGGCCGGCAAAATCTGTGTCGTGGCCGGCTACGGCGACGTCGGCAAGGGCTGTTGCCAGTCCCTGCGTGGCCAGGGCGCCCGCGTGATCGTGACGGAAATCGATCCGATCTGCGCCTTGCAGGCCGCGATGGAAGGGTATCAGCTCATGACGATGGATGAGGCCTGCCCGATCGCCGACGTCTTTGTCACCGCCACCGGCTGCAGTGATGTGATCACCGAGAAGCACATGCGCCAGATGAAGGACATGGCCATCGTCTGTAACATCGGCCACTTCGACAGCGAAATCCAGGTCGAGGCGGTTAAGAAGTATAAGTGGCTGGAAATCAAGCCGCAGGTCCACAAAATCACGTTCCCCAGCAAGCGCAGCATCATCATGCTGGCCGAGGGACGGCTCGTGAATCTGGGTTGCGCCACGGGTCACCCCAGCTTTGTGATGTCGGCCAGCTTCACCAATCAGGTGATGGCCCAGATCGAGCTCTACACGGACACGGCCAAGTATCCCGTGGGCGTGTACGTGCTGCCCAAGCGGCTGGACGAGAAGGTCGCGGCCCTGCACCTTGGCAAGCTCGGTGTCAAACTCGAGAAGCTTACCAAGAAACAGTCCAAATATCTCGGAATCCCTGAAAATGGTCCCTTCAAGCCCGCGCATTACCGGTATTGA
- a CDS encoding NAD-dependent epimerase/dehydratase family protein, protein MGDRLTFPPNSVALVTGATGFTGAVLIKKLCECGIRVSAIARASSNREALQALPIEWIEGNVYDPDTVTRAVAGVDFIFHVAAAYREAGIADETYRKVHVDSTQLLARAALNNPGFKRFVHVSTVGVHGHIETPPANELYPFSPGDIYQQTKAEAELWLRDFAPKNGLPFTVIRPAAIYGPGDRRLLKIFKMATWPVFPVLGRSRGQLYHLIHVEDLAGIFIQAALHPKAQGEVFIGGDPRALALADIVSIISTEYGRQARMLRIPAWPFFWLAALCETVCRPFGIAPPIYRRRVAFFTKDRSFDTTKLRTLLDFHYSRTTEQGLRETARWYRDHNWI, encoded by the coding sequence ATGGGCGACCGTCTCACATTCCCGCCCAACTCCGTGGCACTGGTTACCGGTGCCACGGGCTTTACCGGGGCCGTACTCATAAAAAAACTTTGTGAGTGCGGGATCCGCGTCAGCGCCATCGCCCGCGCCTCCTCCAACCGGGAGGCCTTGCAGGCGCTTCCGATTGAATGGATCGAAGGCAATGTCTACGATCCCGACACCGTCACACGGGCCGTCGCGGGCGTGGATTTCATTTTTCATGTGGCTGCGGCCTACCGGGAAGCCGGCATTGCCGATGAGACTTACCGTAAAGTTCATGTGGACAGCACCCAGTTACTGGCTCGTGCCGCGCTCAACAACCCCGGCTTCAAGCGGTTTGTGCATGTGTCCACGGTCGGCGTGCATGGGCATATCGAGACCCCTCCCGCCAATGAGTTGTATCCCTTCAGTCCGGGCGATATCTATCAGCAAACCAAGGCGGAAGCGGAATTATGGCTCCGGGATTTCGCGCCAAAAAACGGACTGCCCTTCACGGTCATCCGGCCGGCGGCCATCTATGGCCCCGGTGACCGGCGTCTGCTGAAGATTTTCAAGATGGCGACCTGGCCGGTTTTCCCGGTTCTCGGCCGTTCCCGCGGTCAGTTGTACCACCTTATCCACGTCGAGGATCTGGCGGGAATTTTCATTCAGGCGGCCCTGCATCCCAAGGCGCAGGGGGAAGTGTTTATCGGCGGCGATCCCCGCGCCCTGGCCCTGGCGGACATCGTCAGTATCATCAGCACCGAATATGGCCGCCAGGCCCGGATGCTGCGCATCCCTGCCTGGCCCTTCTTCTGGCTGGCCGCCCTGTGCGAAACCGTATGCCGGCCCTTCGGAATTGCCCCGCCGATCTATAGGCGCCGGGTCGCTTTTTTCACGAAGGACCGTTCATTTGACACCACGAAGCTGCGAACGCTCCTGGACTTTCACTACAGCCGGACCACCGAGCAGGGCCTGCGCGAAACCGCCCGCTGGTATCGGGACCATAACTGGATATAA